The Parabacteroides sp. AD58 genome includes a window with the following:
- a CDS encoding MFS transporter gives MISVGNKEVTAIRVGERVVATVYIGARLVWQAIRSCFGAGFWRGDKPWSRTDGWKLMK, from the coding sequence ATGATAAGTGTTGGAAACAAAGAAGTGACGGCCATCCGTGTAGGCGAACGGGTGGTGGCGACGGTCTATATAGGGGCCAGGCTGGTTTGGCAAGCCATCCGGAGCTGTTTCGGCGCGGGCTTTTGGCGCGGTGACAAACCCTGGAGCCGAACGGATGGCTGGAAACTGATGAAATAA
- a CDS encoding acetyl-CoA hydrolase/transferase family protein — protein sequence MALKFITAEEAAAYVHHNDNVGFSGFTPAGCPKVVPGAIAKKAIEEHEKGNPFKIGMFTGASTGDKLDGELARANAIKFRTPYQSNKDLRAALNAHQAEYFDMHLSELAQDLRYGFLGKIDVAIVEAADVTEDGEIVPTCGVGILPTICRMADRIIVELNDKHPKEIRGMHDIYEPADPPYRREIPVFTPSDRIGLPYVKVDPAKIVGIVKTSEPNEGKPFAPLDDVTLAIGKNVADFLVSEIRAGRLPKEFVPVQSGVGNVANAVLGCMGENEEIPAFNVYTEVIQDAVIKLMKEGRVKFASGCSLSVSNEVIQDIYSHLDFFKDKILLRPQEISNNPEVARRLGLIAMNTALEADIFGNVNSTHVLGTKMMNGIGGSGDFTRSAMLSIFTTPSTAKGGKISSFVPMVSHLDHSEHSVKIIITEYGVADLRGKSPIQRARCIIDNCVHPDYRPLLNEYLAMGIKGQTPQNLKCCFAFHEEFAKSGDMHNVKWEEYNK from the coding sequence ATGGCTTTAAAATTTATCACAGCAGAAGAAGCTGCTGCCTATGTACACCACAACGACAACGTCGGATTCAGTGGTTTTACACCTGCGGGATGTCCGAAAGTAGTTCCGGGTGCTATCGCTAAAAAAGCAATCGAAGAACATGAAAAAGGGAATCCTTTCAAAATCGGTATGTTTACAGGTGCTTCTACCGGAGACAAACTGGATGGAGAACTGGCTCGTGCCAATGCCATCAAATTCCGTACACCGTATCAGTCGAATAAAGACTTGCGTGCTGCTTTGAATGCACACCAGGCAGAATATTTCGATATGCACTTGTCTGAATTGGCACAAGATTTACGTTATGGCTTCCTGGGTAAAATTGACGTTGCCATTGTAGAAGCTGCCGATGTAACTGAAGACGGTGAAATTGTTCCGACATGTGGTGTAGGTATTCTACCAACCATCTGCCGTATGGCTGACCGAATTATCGTTGAATTAAACGACAAACACCCGAAGGAAATTCGTGGTATGCACGATATTTATGAACCGGCTGATCCTCCTTATCGCCGTGAAATCCCAGTATTCACTCCATCTGACCGTATTGGTCTACCCTATGTAAAGGTAGATCCGGCTAAGATCGTCGGCATCGTTAAAACAAGCGAACCAAATGAAGGTAAACCTTTTGCTCCGCTGGATGATGTTACTTTGGCCATCGGTAAGAATGTTGCCGACTTCCTAGTAAGTGAAATCCGTGCCGGCCGTCTGCCTAAAGAATTTGTTCCGGTACAGAGTGGTGTAGGTAACGTAGCCAATGCGGTATTGGGTTGCATGGGTGAAAACGAAGAAATCCCAGCATTTAATGTATATACCGAAGTTATTCAGGATGCTGTAATCAAATTAATGAAAGAAGGACGTGTTAAATTTGCCAGCGGCTGTTCTTTGTCTGTCAGCAACGAAGTAATTCAAGATATCTATAGCCATCTTGACTTCTTCAAAGATAAGATTTTGTTACGTCCTCAAGAAATCTCTAACAATCCGGAAGTTGCCCGCCGCTTAGGTTTGATTGCCATGAATACCGCTTTGGAAGCTGATATCTTTGGTAATGTTAACTCTACTCACGTATTAGGCACGAAGATGATGAACGGTATTGGTGGTTCTGGAGACTTTACCCGTTCAGCCATGTTGTCAATCTTTACAACTCCATCTACAGCCAAAGGTGGAAAGATCAGTTCATTCGTTCCGATGGTTTCTCACCTGGATCACAGCGAGCACTCTGTTAAGATTATCATTACAGAATACGGTGTAGCTGACCTGCGTGGCAAGTCACCTATCCAACGCGCCCGTTGCATTATCGACAACTGCGTTCATCCGGATTATCGTCCGTTATTAAATGAATACCTGGCAATGGGTATCAAAGGACAGACCCCACAGAACTTGAAGTGCTGCTTTGCTTTCCATGAAGAGTTTGCCAAGAGCGGTGATATGCACAATGTAAAATGGGAAGAATATAATAAGTAA
- the miaB gene encoding tRNA (N6-isopentenyl adenosine(37)-C2)-methylthiotransferase MiaB, with protein MEKKENGADLKSAAEKDEKKLFIETYGCQMNVADSEVVASVMQMAGYEMTDDIQDADAIFVNTCSVRDNAEQKVLGRLQYFQSLKRKKKHLLVGVLGCMAERVKEDLIANHHVDLVAGPDSYMDLPNLIAAAENGEKVMNVELSMQETYKDVMPLKLPGVHISGFVSIMRGCNNFCSYCIVPYTRGRERSREVNSILNEIRDMRDKGFKEVTLLGQNVNSYLYEQDGERVNFSSLLEKVALEAPQMRIRFVTSHPKDMSDETLYVIAKYPNICQYIHLPAQSGSSKILKVMNRKYTREWYLDRIAAIRRILPECAISTDLFCGFHSETEEDFQETLSLMREVGYDSAYLFKYSERPGTYAAKHLTDDVPEEVKVRRLQEMIDLQNKLSEESNLRDIGKVFEVLIEGFSKRSREQLYGRTSQNKVVIFDKKNFHVGQFIHVKIVRASSATLFGEPVE; from the coding sequence ATGGAAAAGAAAGAAAATGGCGCGGACTTAAAATCTGCTGCTGAAAAGGATGAAAAGAAGCTATTTATCGAAACGTATGGTTGCCAGATGAATGTAGCTGATAGTGAAGTTGTCGCATCGGTTATGCAAATGGCTGGCTATGAAATGACGGATGACATTCAGGATGCTGATGCTATTTTTGTCAATACGTGTTCTGTCCGTGACAATGCAGAACAGAAAGTATTGGGGCGTTTGCAGTATTTCCAGTCTCTGAAGCGAAAAAAGAAGCATCTGTTAGTGGGCGTGCTGGGTTGTATGGCCGAGCGTGTCAAAGAAGATCTGATAGCTAACCATCATGTTGATTTGGTGGCAGGGCCGGATTCGTATATGGATTTGCCTAATTTGATAGCGGCTGCTGAAAATGGGGAAAAGGTAATGAATGTAGAACTTTCTATGCAGGAAACTTATAAAGATGTAATGCCTCTGAAATTGCCGGGAGTTCATATTTCTGGTTTCGTCTCTATTATGCGTGGATGTAATAATTTCTGTTCGTATTGTATTGTTCCTTATACTCGTGGTCGGGAACGTAGTCGCGAAGTCAACAGTATTTTGAATGAAATTCGTGACATGCGTGATAAAGGCTTTAAAGAAGTAACTTTGTTGGGGCAGAATGTAAACTCTTATTTATATGAGCAGGATGGTGAGCGTGTGAATTTCTCGTCATTATTGGAAAAGGTTGCTTTGGAAGCACCTCAGATGCGGATTCGTTTTGTAACGTCTCATCCAAAAGATATGAGTGATGAGACATTGTATGTGATTGCCAAGTATCCTAATATATGTCAGTATATTCATTTACCGGCGCAGTCTGGCAGTTCCAAGATCTTAAAAGTCATGAATCGTAAGTATACCCGCGAATGGTATTTGGATCGAATTGCTGCTATCCGAAGAATATTGCCTGAATGTGCCATATCAACGGATTTATTCTGTGGCTTCCATTCTGAGACGGAGGAAGATTTCCAGGAGACTCTTTCTCTGATGCGTGAGGTGGGCTATGATAGTGCATATTTATTTAAGTATTCAGAACGGCCGGGAACCTATGCTGCAAAGCATTTGACAGACGATGTTCCGGAAGAGGTGAAGGTCCGTCGGTTGCAGGAGATGATTGATCTGCAAAATAAATTGTCGGAAGAAAGTAATTTGCGCGACATAGGAAAAGTATTTGAAGTCTTGATCGAAGGCTTTTCTAAGCGGTCGCGTGAACAGCTATATGGGCGTACCAGCCAGAATAAAGTAGTCATCTTTGATAAGAAGAATTTTCATGTCGGACAGTTTATCCATGTAAAGATTGTTAGAGCATCGTCGGCTACCCTTTTTGGTGAGCCTGTTGAGTAA